The following proteins come from a genomic window of Paenibacillus spongiae:
- a CDS encoding ATP-binding protein — MDELILSDKWMFLLLAIAINLFASFTMFNMIGHPKISRSFRNYWLFNGAVVYGLGLWVSRFIIELATDNMIIMDWTSVVKLVAAAVTAYFAFRSLRMENFRSLRIIMSGLLLAGGTCGLNFASLLGNQIQAYDFKPGIALTAFMVSFLGSIGAFYLYESRRGHYLLLSGLTLGFVGIFVQMTGIAAVTITYDVVLTADRLNEYMGLLAIVLGVATSVIFAFSLIARFVDQRFSAMNERYRLLVENSIDTIAIIRDGRWEYVNRSGIALFEASGEGDLINQSIYHFLQPRCHQEMKRILQVTDRDVQPAPVELGWYSVKGRPFPTEVVLTWARLHGQPALQVIIRDISERKKNEELLINSEKLSVAGQLAAGIAHEIRNPLTSLKGFLQLIASGRQNNKNYFDIMKSELTRIESIVSELLMLSKPQVYELSYRDLRHVMGETVTLLEAQALLHSIELEIRYGEEPLWVHGVENQLKQVFINVLKNAIEAMGDGGSIQIDCVREDADVIIRIQDYGPGIPREQMAKIGQPFYTTKDKGTGLGLMVSYKIVDNHQGNVSVNSTLGSGTTFEISLPYNSPEESPVEGSSNKVTPIHRS, encoded by the coding sequence ATGGATGAACTGATTTTATCTGATAAATGGATGTTTCTTCTATTGGCGATCGCCATAAATCTATTTGCCTCCTTTACGATGTTTAATATGATCGGGCATCCGAAAATCTCCAGGAGCTTCCGGAATTATTGGCTGTTCAATGGGGCGGTGGTCTACGGTCTCGGTCTATGGGTCTCCCGGTTTATTATTGAGCTTGCGACGGATAACATGATCATTATGGATTGGACATCCGTGGTTAAGCTGGTCGCAGCAGCTGTGACCGCTTATTTCGCTTTCCGCTCCCTACGTATGGAAAACTTCCGTTCCTTGCGAATTATTATGAGCGGCCTGTTGTTGGCGGGGGGGACTTGCGGGTTAAATTTTGCATCCTTGCTGGGCAATCAAATCCAGGCGTACGATTTTAAACCCGGAATAGCGCTGACCGCCTTCATGGTGAGCTTTCTGGGCTCGATCGGGGCATTCTACCTGTACGAAAGCCGCAGGGGCCACTACCTGCTTCTATCCGGCCTTACGCTTGGCTTCGTCGGGATCTTCGTGCAAATGACGGGCATTGCCGCGGTTACCATTACGTATGACGTCGTGCTCACGGCGGATCGCCTAAATGAATATATGGGCCTGCTCGCCATCGTGCTTGGCGTTGCGACGTCGGTTATTTTTGCGTTCAGCTTGATCGCTCGGTTTGTGGACCAGCGGTTCAGCGCCATGAATGAAAGATACCGGCTGCTTGTCGAGAACTCGATCGATACGATCGCCATTATTCGGGATGGACGGTGGGAATACGTGAACCGTTCCGGCATCGCCTTGTTCGAAGCATCGGGAGAGGGCGATCTGATCAACCAATCCATCTATCATTTTCTGCAGCCCCGCTGCCATCAAGAGATGAAGCGCATCCTTCAAGTGACGGATCGGGATGTGCAACCCGCACCGGTCGAGCTGGGGTGGTATTCGGTCAAAGGCAGGCCGTTCCCTACCGAAGTCGTGCTGACGTGGGCGCGATTGCATGGCCAGCCGGCCCTGCAGGTCATCATTCGAGACATCTCGGAGCGCAAGAAGAACGAGGAGCTGCTGATCAATTCCGAGAAGCTGTCAGTAGCCGGGCAATTAGCGGCAGGCATCGCCCACGAAATCCGCAATCCCCTGACGTCGCTGAAAGGGTTTCTGCAGCTGATCGCTTCCGGCAGGCAGAATAACAAAAATTACTTTGACATTATGAAATCGGAATTGACCCGCATCGAATCCATTGTCAGCGAGCTGCTTATGCTATCCAAACCTCAAGTTTACGAATTATCCTATCGGGATCTTCGGCATGTTATGGGGGAGACGGTGACGCTGCTGGAAGCGCAGGCGCTGCTCCACAGCATCGAGCTGGAGATTCGGTACGGGGAAGAGCCGTTATGGGTGCACGGCGTGGAGAACCAGCTGAAGCAGGTGTTCATTAATGTGCTTAAGAATGCGATCGAAGCGATGGGAGACGGGGGCAGCATTCAGATCGACTGCGTTCGCGAAGACGCTGATGTCATCATCCGCATTCAAGATTACGGGCCGGGAATTCCAAGGGAGCAGATGGCCAAGATCGGGCAGCCGTTCTATACGACCAAGGATAAAGGAACCGGACTGGGCTTGATGGTCAGCTACAAAATTGTAGACAATCATCAAGGAAACGTGAGCGTAAACAGCACGCTCGGATCGGGGACGACCTTCGAAATCAGTCTCCCCTACAATAGTCCCGAGGAATCGCCGGTTGAGGGCAGCTCCAATAAAGTAACCCCGATTCATCGAAGCTGA
- a CDS encoding diacylglycerol/lipid kinase family protein: MWIFAVNEQAGGGRGRAVWRKVEADVKRRGIPYLALLTSCPEQASSRIREELALHPAGGINGIKGVIVVGGDGTLHGLLPVLANSGVPLGIIPAGSGNDTARALGLSKQPIQALERALSSAARPVDLLLFTGCLPSTTAPGPNAAEPRPILTALAIGFDAAVADAVNRSSYKKLCNLLRVGSLAYIIGVFQTLLTYRPQKLQLTVDGKEHAFERGWLSAVCNTSSYGGGLRICPEASSTDGLLDVCVVHSCTPLQLLRLFPTLLSGSHIRLPYVTLLRGRSVTVAADGPARTRVFGDGETLGAVPLTAQSAPGKLLLLY; encoded by the coding sequence ATGTGGATTTTTGCGGTGAATGAACAGGCAGGAGGCGGCAGGGGAAGAGCGGTATGGAGAAAGGTGGAAGCCGACGTCAAGCGGCGCGGCATTCCCTATCTGGCTCTCTTGACAAGCTGTCCCGAGCAAGCCAGCTCGCGCATCCGAGAAGAGCTGGCGCTTCATCCGGCTGGCGGTATTAACGGCATTAAAGGCGTCATCGTCGTCGGCGGAGACGGCACGCTGCACGGCCTGCTTCCCGTACTAGCGAATAGCGGCGTTCCGCTCGGCATTATTCCCGCCGGGTCGGGCAACGATACGGCACGCGCACTCGGCCTATCCAAACAGCCGATTCAAGCGCTTGAACGCGCACTGTCATCGGCTGCGCGCCCGGTCGATCTGCTGTTGTTTACGGGGTGCCTGCCGTCAACCACTGCTCCCGGACCGAATGCCGCTGAACCGCGGCCGATATTGACTGCGCTTGCGATCGGCTTCGATGCTGCTGTCGCGGACGCCGTTAACCGCTCATCGTACAAGAAGCTGTGCAACCTGCTGCGCGTCGGGTCTCTCGCCTATATCATCGGCGTCTTCCAAACCCTGCTGACGTATCGGCCGCAGAAGCTGCAGCTTACCGTTGACGGTAAGGAGCATGCCTTTGAACGCGGCTGGTTGTCCGCCGTTTGCAACACCTCCTCCTACGGAGGCGGACTGCGCATCTGTCCCGAAGCCTCGTCGACGGACGGCTTGCTCGACGTGTGCGTCGTCCATAGCTGTACGCCGCTGCAATTGCTGCGACTATTCCCGACGCTGCTGAGCGGCTCGCATATACGCCTCCCTTATGTAACGCTGCTGCGGGGGCGAAGCGTCACCGTAGCGGCTGACGGCCCTGCCCGAACGAGGGTTTTCGGTGACGGCGAGACGCTCGGTGCCGTACCGTTAACCGCACAATCTGCCCCGGGCAAGCTGTTATTGCTTTACTAG
- a CDS encoding FUSC family protein, whose protein sequence is MTIGARVLKTGLAVALAVFVSGLFGFDSPIIATVAAIFTIQPSISRSWQQVSDQLQTNVLGAVMALIAVQLFGHTAIAVGLVCIIVILISIRLKMESTVGLTLVTVVAVMEASGVEGWVFALQRFSMVLTGMGAAFLVNLLIFPPRPRKQFTEQVHEAYGELSLLLRMAISNELREDVHRQEKDKLYRTLRKLEERYTLFEEERTLLPSSKLAKARQLLLSKQLIKSLQQGADLLDVVEEHYFAAPEASKWASRFDRQIEDLTKYHEQILLKIEGKVKQGAIFEPEEERETRLAMQLTDYLIEDTDERKRLVFVASAIFEYAYHLRRLERISDQVMQRDAEAEAKSESITDL, encoded by the coding sequence ATGACCATTGGCGCGCGTGTGCTAAAGACGGGTCTTGCGGTCGCGCTTGCCGTGTTTGTCAGCGGGTTATTCGGATTTGATTCGCCGATCATTGCAACGGTCGCGGCCATATTTACGATTCAGCCGTCCATATCGCGGTCTTGGCAGCAGGTAAGCGATCAGCTGCAGACGAATGTGCTTGGGGCGGTAATGGCGCTCATTGCCGTTCAATTATTCGGACACACGGCGATCGCAGTCGGACTTGTATGTATTATCGTTATTCTGATCAGCATCCGGCTGAAGATGGAAAGCACGGTAGGACTGACGCTGGTGACCGTCGTGGCTGTTATGGAGGCAAGCGGCGTTGAAGGCTGGGTGTTTGCGCTTCAGCGTTTTTCGATGGTGCTTACCGGCATGGGCGCAGCTTTCTTGGTCAACCTGCTTATATTCCCGCCGCGTCCCCGGAAGCAGTTTACCGAGCAGGTGCATGAAGCTTACGGCGAGCTGTCTCTACTGCTTCGCATGGCGATTTCCAACGAGCTGCGGGAGGATGTGCACAGGCAGGAGAAGGACAAGCTGTACCGCACGCTGCGCAAGCTGGAGGAACGGTACACGCTCTTCGAAGAAGAGCGTACGCTGCTGCCAAGCAGCAAGCTCGCCAAGGCGAGACAACTGCTCTTATCCAAGCAGCTCATCAAATCGCTGCAGCAGGGAGCCGATTTATTGGACGTGGTGGAGGAGCATTATTTTGCGGCTCCGGAGGCAAGCAAGTGGGCAAGCCGTTTCGATCGGCAGATTGAGGATCTGACCAAGTATCATGAACAGATTCTGCTGAAAATCGAAGGCAAAGTGAAGCAGGGCGCGATATTCGAACCGGAGGAAGAACGGGAGACGCGGCTGGCCATGCAGTTAACCGACTATTTGATTGAAGATACCGACGAGCGCAAGAGACTCGTGTTCGTCGCATCCGCCATATTCGAATATGCCTACCACCTGCGCAGGCTGGAGCGGATATCCGATCAGGTGATGCAGCGTGATGCCGAAGCGGAGGCCAAATCCGAATCGATAACGGACCTATAG
- a CDS encoding DODA-type extradiol aromatic ring-opening family dioxygenase → MIPALFLAHGSPMLAIEQTPYTAFLEKLGKQYQPKAIVIFTAHWETEKVTISAMDDEYDTIYDFGGFPDELYTIRYKAKGSTAIASLVEEKLASQGIAAGKDTQRGLDHGSWTLLHRMYPHADIPVIQVSVNPYRSPEDQYKIGAALKELGGENIMVIGSGVTVHNLRMIHWGQTAPEPWAVEFDDWLLEHIERKDVSSLFRYAELAPHAKLAVPRAEHFVPLFIAMGSGNQPQASVIHRSYDMGTLSYLCLQF, encoded by the coding sequence ATGATACCTGCACTGTTTCTTGCACACGGATCACCGATGCTTGCGATTGAACAAACGCCGTATACGGCATTTCTAGAGAAGCTCGGCAAGCAATACCAGCCTAAGGCGATCGTCATTTTCACGGCTCACTGGGAGACGGAGAAGGTTACGATATCCGCTATGGATGATGAATATGACACGATTTATGATTTCGGCGGCTTCCCGGATGAGCTGTATACCATTCGATATAAAGCGAAAGGATCGACGGCAATCGCCTCGCTGGTGGAAGAGAAATTAGCTTCGCAAGGCATCGCCGCCGGGAAGGATACGCAGCGGGGGCTGGATCACGGGTCATGGACGCTGCTGCACCGCATGTATCCGCATGCGGATATCCCGGTCATCCAGGTTTCGGTTAATCCATACAGATCGCCCGAGGATCAGTACAAGATTGGGGCAGCGCTGAAAGAGCTTGGCGGGGAGAACATCATGGTGATCGGGAGCGGGGTCACCGTTCATAATTTACGGATGATCCATTGGGGCCAGACCGCTCCGGAGCCATGGGCGGTCGAATTCGATGATTGGCTGCTGGAGCACATTGAGCGCAAGGACGTGTCGTCTCTGTTCCGTTATGCCGAGCTGGCGCCGCATGCCAAATTGGCGGTGCCGCGAGCGGAGCACTTCGTACCGCTGTTTATCGCGATGGGAAGCGGTAATCAGCCCCAGGCAAGCGTCATCCACCGGAGCTATGATATGGGTACCCTTAGCTACCTTTGCTTGCAATTCTAA
- a CDS encoding transposase has product MSEKERHYTMLPVSGETVEVDGVYKDEWGAEVKLKRGQRFPANVMLGSTEWELAEFDFDNHHLGRTDPRLIPEPKDDSSSSGPRRHIDRGDK; this is encoded by the coding sequence ATGAGCGAGAAGGAACGCCATTATACAATGCTGCCCGTATCCGGCGAAACCGTCGAAGTCGACGGCGTCTACAAGGATGAATGGGGGGCCGAAGTCAAATTGAAGCGTGGCCAGAGGTTTCCTGCCAACGTCATGCTCGGGTCCACCGAGTGGGAGCTCGCCGAATTTGATTTCGACAACCATCATCTAGGCCGCACCGATCCTCGGCTCATTCCAGAGCCTAAAGACGACAGCAGCTCCAGCGGTCCGCGCCGTCACATCGACCGCGGCGACAAATAA
- a CDS encoding zinc ribbon domain-containing protein, whose protein sequence is MWHAIHHGILIIDSGLSRHAAINWGSSLATVLVLLLVGALVGAMIFVIKLTTDDSDKHKQIKEFVETLFGTPAHLRQGGGSEESGKDLDTVKARSSAEPFHEPCPACDTTVTHDDIHCPSCGLRLQ, encoded by the coding sequence ATGTGGCATGCTATCCATCATGGCATCCTTATCATTGACAGCGGGCTCAGCCGACATGCTGCGATTAACTGGGGAAGCAGCCTTGCTACCGTTCTCGTCCTCCTTCTGGTCGGAGCGCTGGTTGGCGCCATGATATTTGTTATCAAATTAACGACGGACGACTCGGACAAGCATAAACAGATCAAGGAGTTTGTCGAAACGCTGTTCGGCACCCCCGCACACCTCCGTCAAGGGGGCGGATCTGAAGAATCCGGGAAAGATCTTGATACGGTCAAAGCTCGCTCATCAGCCGAGCCCTTCCATGAACCGTGTCCCGCTTGCGACACGACAGTTACCCATGATGATATTCACTGTCCGTCCTGCGGTCTCCGGCTTCAGTAA
- a CDS encoding TVP38/TMEM64 family protein, whose translation MSQWNEWIHELKDLDLHQVQQTLESYSAFGPLLGIGLTMVESFLPILPLLVFVAVNANIYGLWFGSLFSWIGVCGGSLIVFLLARKLGTKFGPWMQRKFPKSKRFFNWIEQRGFTPIFLLACFPFSPSIIINVVSGLSKVPFHTFVVAVLLGKAVMIFSVSLLSFDIVNLAKEPWRIVLTCVLIFAMWVAGKQLEKRYELK comes from the coding sequence ATGAGTCAATGGAATGAATGGATTCATGAGCTGAAAGATTTGGATCTGCATCAGGTGCAACAAACGTTGGAAAGCTACTCGGCCTTCGGACCTCTGCTGGGCATTGGGCTGACTATGGTGGAGTCGTTCCTGCCGATTCTGCCGCTGCTTGTATTCGTGGCGGTGAATGCGAATATTTACGGGCTCTGGTTCGGCTCGTTATTTTCCTGGATCGGGGTTTGCGGCGGCTCGCTCATCGTTTTTCTGCTTGCCCGCAAGCTGGGTACGAAGTTCGGCCCGTGGATGCAGCGAAAATTTCCGAAGTCGAAGCGATTCTTCAACTGGATCGAGCAGCGGGGCTTCACGCCTATATTCTTATTGGCTTGTTTCCCGTTCTCGCCTTCCATCATCATCAATGTCGTTTCCGGACTCAGTAAAGTGCCTTTTCATACTTTTGTCGTAGCCGTATTGCTGGGCAAGGCGGTCATGATTTTCAGCGTGTCGCTGCTCAGCTTCGATATCGTTAATCTGGCTAAGGAGCCGTGGCGCATCGTGCTGACCTGCGTGCTTATTTTTGCAATGTGGGTCGCAGGCAAGCAGCTTGAGAAGCGGTATGAGCTAAAATGA
- a CDS encoding MFS transporter, with translation MSRIGNRWFGPEIVLFSVILFFVEFVRGASLISFLPIFGQKTLGLNFDIIGIAITAHYLTDTVLKMGIGYLLDRFSIRFVVHTGLLASLAGIFLLQFAFQPWLFIVAAALYGVGISPIWIVCLTKVSEENRATQMGFLYTIWLVGLGSGPIICNIVLDYSTPLTYYSLLSLSLLCWILSLFISNRKTRAVTTLPLREQLVILGDRLRHMKLLLPGMILQTAGAGMLVPILPSFAENKLGMTGAQYSLLLLAGGACTAIGLIPFGRLSDKLGGKKWFLVLGFVLIAAALFGLSLEPPLWESMLLAAVLGLSYASLLPAWNALLAAYVPPQQSGLGWGIFSTVEGVGGMIGPVIGGVMASHMGESAVVWYAALMYGLIGLFYIWFPFRVFADNASPTK, from the coding sequence GTGAGTAGGATTGGAAACCGATGGTTTGGACCGGAAATCGTCTTATTTTCGGTCATCTTATTTTTCGTAGAGTTCGTTCGGGGAGCTTCGTTAATCAGCTTTCTCCCGATATTCGGCCAAAAAACGCTCGGTCTCAACTTCGATATCATTGGTATCGCCATCACGGCGCATTATTTGACGGACACCGTGCTCAAAATGGGAATTGGCTACCTGCTCGACCGGTTTTCAATCCGTTTCGTCGTCCATACGGGTCTGCTCGCTTCGCTGGCCGGAATTTTCTTGCTTCAGTTCGCCTTTCAGCCGTGGCTGTTTATTGTCGCAGCGGCCTTGTATGGAGTCGGAATCTCGCCGATTTGGATCGTCTGCCTGACGAAAGTAAGCGAAGAGAACCGGGCGACGCAAATGGGATTCCTGTATACGATTTGGCTCGTCGGGCTTGGGTCGGGACCGATCATCTGCAATATCGTACTCGATTACAGCACCCCCCTTACGTATTACTCGCTGCTCTCCTTGTCGCTTCTCTGCTGGATCCTATCGCTGTTCATCAGCAACCGGAAGACGCGGGCCGTCACTACGCTGCCGTTAAGAGAACAATTGGTTATTCTGGGCGACCGCCTTCGCCATATGAAGCTTCTGCTGCCGGGAATGATTCTGCAAACCGCCGGCGCAGGAATGCTCGTGCCGATTCTCCCGAGCTTCGCGGAGAATAAGCTCGGGATGACAGGCGCGCAGTACTCGCTGCTGCTGCTTGCCGGGGGTGCGTGCACGGCTATCGGCCTTATCCCGTTCGGACGGCTGTCGGACAAGCTCGGGGGCAAGAAGTGGTTCCTCGTCCTCGGCTTTGTTCTTATCGCCGCAGCCCTGTTCGGACTATCCTTGGAGCCTCCTCTGTGGGAGAGCATGCTGCTCGCAGCCGTGCTGGGCCTGTCCTATGCCTCGCTGCTGCCGGCATGGAACGCATTGCTTGCCGCTTACGTGCCGCCTCAGCAGTCCGGCCTGGGATGGGGCATCTTCTCTACCGTCGAGGGCGTCGGCGGCATGATCGGACCCGTCATCGGCGGCGTCATGGCTTCCCATATGGGGGAATCCGCCGTCGTCTGGTACGCCGCCCTTATGTACGGGCTGATCGGTTTATTCTATATTTGGTTTCCGTTCCGTGTGTTCGCGGACAACGCAAGTCCTACGAAATAA
- the ilvA gene encoding threonine ammonia-lyase IlvA has translation MNSHTNNESWVGMTEIAQAQMHVKETAVRTPLQHNRVLSARYGCNVLLKREDLQVVRSFKLRGAYHLIKSLPPERLSRGVVCASAGNHAQGVAYSCQALGIPGKIFMPSTTPRQKVSQVKFFGGPEVEVILTGDTFDDAYAAAVAVCDQNDMAFIHPFDDPKIIAGNGTIGQEIIEAMETTPDFIFVTVGGGGLAAGVGAYVKAVSPGTKLIGVEPEGAPSMRKSISEGAVTTLDTIDKFVDGAAVKRVGELTFRMCRELIDDIVLVPEGKVCTTMLDLYNENAIVAEPAGALAIAALDQYRDQIAGKTVVCVVSGGNNDVDRMQEIKERSLVYEGLKHYFMLSFPQRAGALREFLDEVLGPNDDIARFEYTKKHNKDNGPALVGLELKNREDYEPLVARMHKKGYHFIELNKDPLLFNLLI, from the coding sequence ATGAATAGCCATACCAACAATGAATCTTGGGTAGGAATGACGGAAATCGCACAAGCGCAGATGCACGTCAAAGAAACGGCGGTGCGTACGCCGCTCCAGCATAATCGGGTGTTATCCGCCAGATACGGCTGCAACGTCCTGCTGAAGCGGGAGGATCTTCAGGTCGTCCGCTCCTTCAAGCTGCGGGGCGCCTACCATCTGATCAAGTCGCTTCCGCCGGAACGGTTATCCCGCGGGGTCGTCTGCGCCAGCGCCGGCAATCACGCGCAGGGCGTCGCTTATTCCTGTCAAGCGCTGGGCATACCCGGCAAAATATTCATGCCGAGCACAACCCCCCGTCAGAAGGTGAGCCAGGTCAAATTTTTCGGAGGGCCTGAGGTCGAGGTGATTCTGACCGGCGATACGTTCGACGATGCTTACGCCGCAGCCGTTGCGGTCTGCGATCAGAACGACATGGCGTTCATCCATCCTTTCGATGATCCCAAGATCATTGCAGGCAACGGTACGATCGGCCAGGAAATTATCGAAGCGATGGAGACGACTCCCGACTTCATCTTCGTTACCGTCGGCGGCGGAGGACTTGCAGCCGGTGTCGGCGCTTATGTGAAAGCCGTCTCGCCCGGAACGAAGCTTATCGGGGTCGAGCCGGAGGGCGCGCCATCCATGCGCAAGTCCATCAGCGAAGGAGCCGTCACGACGCTGGATACGATCGACAAATTCGTCGACGGCGCTGCAGTCAAGCGGGTTGGGGAGCTTACATTCCGCATGTGCCGGGAGCTGATTGACGACATCGTACTGGTGCCGGAAGGCAAAGTATGCACGACCATGCTCGATCTGTATAATGAGAATGCCATCGTAGCAGAGCCTGCGGGCGCGCTTGCCATTGCCGCCCTGGATCAATACCGCGATCAGATCGCCGGCAAGACGGTCGTATGTGTCGTAAGCGGCGGCAATAACGATGTCGACCGGATGCAGGAAATCAAGGAACGCTCGCTGGTCTATGAAGGGCTGAAGCATTACTTCATGCTCAGCTTTCCTCAACGTGCCGGAGCGCTTCGCGAATTTCTTGACGAGGTGCTCGGTCCGAACGACGACATTGCCCGGTTCGAATATACGAAGAAGCACAATAAAGACAATGGTCCCGCTCTTGTCGGCCTGGAGCTGAAGAATCGGGAGGATTACGAGCCTCTCGTTGCACGCATGCATAAGAAGGGCTACCATTTCATTGAGTTAAACAAAGATCCGTTATTGTTCAATCTGTTGATTTGA
- a CDS encoding effector binding domain-containing protein, translating into MTVQINLEELIQVRTAVTEKVHLVGLKGANDYEVEKRMFAELKARNDEIPNRIGADEYLVIFGDGLLVAAQVTEFGQLPEGMTAYTLEPDEHAVFRFEEKHICAFWEYFCSPDNQAKYNLNIDKPRFEIFKESLQPAGMTEIYFPTHDREVKVLALGELKLVGLRVICKNGGEYKTEIPKAAAELKRRIGDIDSKTEPQRMIGVFVPGDYSQQEDGYWVCVQVDDVASVPEGMTSLIVPPQSYAVTLHKGRIDMIFRTYELLHHWIAEHGYERIQRSWHLEIYEQWGTPSDTVEVMLHDTITV; encoded by the coding sequence ATGACGGTTCAGATTAACCTTGAAGAGCTTATTCAAGTTCGGACTGCCGTAACGGAGAAGGTTCATCTCGTCGGCTTGAAGGGTGCCAACGATTATGAAGTAGAGAAGCGGATGTTCGCGGAACTAAAGGCGCGTAACGATGAGATTCCAAACCGGATCGGCGCGGACGAGTACCTCGTCATCTTTGGCGACGGCCTTCTCGTGGCGGCGCAGGTTACCGAATTCGGCCAGCTTCCGGAGGGGATGACGGCCTATACGCTGGAGCCGGACGAGCATGCCGTCTTCCGCTTTGAGGAGAAGCATATTTGCGCCTTCTGGGAATATTTCTGCAGCCCGGACAACCAGGCCAAGTATAACCTGAATATCGATAAGCCCCGGTTTGAGATCTTCAAGGAAAGCCTGCAGCCGGCAGGGATGACGGAAATTTATTTTCCGACGCATGACCGGGAAGTGAAGGTGCTGGCCCTTGGCGAGCTGAAGCTGGTGGGCTTGCGGGTAATCTGCAAGAACGGAGGCGAGTACAAGACCGAAATTCCGAAAGCGGCGGCCGAGCTGAAACGGCGCATTGGCGATATTGACAGCAAGACCGAGCCTCAGCGGATGATCGGCGTGTTCGTTCCGGGCGATTACTCCCAACAGGAGGACGGCTATTGGGTATGCGTACAGGTGGATGACGTCGCATCGGTTCCGGAAGGCATGACCTCGTTGATCGTTCCTCCCCAGTCTTACGCAGTGACCCTTCATAAGGGACGGATTGATATGATTTTTCGCACGTACGAGCTGCTTCATCATTGGATCGCCGAGCACGGTTATGAGCGGATTCAGCGGTCATGGCATCTCGAAATCTATGAACAGTGGGGAACGCCCTCTGACACGGTCGAAGTGATGCTGCATGATACGATCACGGTATAG
- a CDS encoding copper amine oxidase N-terminal domain-containing protein codes for MKLLKSFRTWKSLTVLTLAMAVTLSFATAGMAAPASVNSSPILVYVEDEEIEFNVAPVVQSNTVYVEFRSLFEALGYTVNYDVKTKSITGESRTVSIQMKIGSSDSLVNGKPSAVKAKPIAVNGRTLVPLRFIGEASGLLVNWSKGVVELKYKAPTAEDLAGIKALFDQQEAFMAKKDYKGFLSTIDPSSELLNGLEEHLSNQPADDVATVTTFENFEVEEWYQDEAGVWFDAVTKKSGSEGFHLDRTDATYAIVFRAADGSWKLYDIEIIESAYLNAEEMVKQEATVPDAEKTAILGAVEANLKALNAEDEEALIATFDPATVVPGLKEGFADFFADYDLKYANEKVSIAYYKDSTAYVYVVQKMEVIKGDLTGDRTYNVYKLTKDKAGKWLIDTNAEMFKYEEL; via the coding sequence TTGAAATTGTTGAAATCATTCCGCACATGGAAAAGTTTGACCGTCTTAACGCTCGCAATGGCAGTAACACTTTCCTTTGCAACGGCAGGCATGGCTGCCCCTGCATCGGTGAATTCTTCTCCCATTCTCGTTTATGTCGAAGATGAAGAGATCGAATTCAACGTTGCGCCGGTGGTGCAATCGAATACGGTGTATGTGGAATTCCGCTCCTTGTTCGAAGCGCTAGGTTATACGGTCAATTATGATGTGAAGACCAAGTCGATTACAGGCGAGTCGAGAACGGTTAGCATCCAGATGAAGATCGGATCGAGCGATTCGCTGGTGAACGGCAAGCCGTCCGCGGTAAAGGCCAAGCCGATTGCCGTCAACGGACGTACGCTTGTGCCTCTTCGTTTTATCGGCGAAGCTTCCGGTCTCCTGGTAAACTGGAGCAAAGGGGTAGTGGAGCTGAAGTATAAAGCTCCGACGGCCGAAGACTTAGCCGGTATTAAAGCGTTGTTCGATCAGCAGGAAGCCTTCATGGCGAAGAAGGATTACAAAGGGTTCCTGTCTACCATCGACCCTTCGTCCGAGCTTCTTAACGGGCTGGAAGAGCACTTGAGCAATCAGCCGGCCGACGACGTCGCGACCGTGACCACGTTCGAAAATTTCGAGGTGGAGGAATGGTATCAGGACGAGGCAGGCGTGTGGTTCGATGCGGTAACGAAAAAATCGGGCAGCGAGGGCTTCCATCTCGACCGCACCGATGCAACGTATGCAATCGTATTCCGTGCTGCTGACGGCAGCTGGAAGCTGTATGACATCGAAATCATAGAATCGGCTTACTTGAACGCGGAAGAGATGGTTAAGCAGGAGGCGACAGTGCCGGATGCGGAGAAGACCGCGATACTGGGTGCGGTAGAAGCTAACTTGAAGGCTCTCAACGCCGAAGATGAGGAGGCGCTGATCGCTACCTTCGATCCGGCCACCGTGGTACCGGGCTTGAAAGAAGGGTTCGCCGACTTCTTCGCGGATTACGACTTGAAGTATGCGAACGAGAAGGTTTCGATCGCCTATTACAAAGACAGCACCGCTTACGTCTATGTCGTACAAAAGATGGAAGTGATTAAGGGCGACCTGACGGGAGACCGGACTTATAACGTGTACAAATTAACGAAGGATAAAGCGGGCAAATGGCTTATCGACACGAATGCGGAAATGTTCAAGTATGAAGAGCTGTAG